The genomic DNA TGCTTTCGTTGATTTACAACAGGCTGTGCGTTAAAAGTTAGTATTATCATAAACGCCGCAGCAACCATTACCAGGAGGAGCAGTAAACTTACCACAAACACTAAAGTAGTGAAGCTAAAGCGAAAAGAAACTGAACGATGAAGCAAATGTTTTTAACGTTAAACCTACACCAAGCATTACAGCATTAGACTAGGCCGTCACAATGCTGATACAATTATGTACAGGACACAGTACGCAATTATTACAACAAGGCTATTAAAACAACAGCATTTTAAAagtagagaaaaacaaaacaccaacACTTGACGCCACCTTCTCAACTTCAAATTCCCTCAGTCGCACATTCTCCAAGTCCGCGAGTTTTTGGGTCAGCTGGGTCACTTGTTTCTCCAACTGTTCAGCTTCTTCCCCGCGCTGCTCAAATCTAGCATCTAAGGCCTGGTAAGCACTGTCTCTTACAGCGAGCATGCGTTCTAGCTCCTTTACCCTGACGTCATCTCTGTCCGCGATCTTTTTGGTCAGCAGTTTAAGCTTCTGTTCCAACTCCAAATTATGCTTATTACGCTGGGTCAGCCGTTGTTCTAAATCCTTGTTCTCAGTCTCCCAAACAGTCACACGAGTTTTCAGTTCTTCCAGTCGCAAATTTTCTGCGTCTGCCAGCTGGTTAGTCAGCTGTGCAACCCTGTCCTCGAGCTCGGTTTTATGTTTGTTGTATTCTTGCGTCCTTTTCtctaattctcggttttcactcTCTTTAATTGTCAACAAAGCATCCAGTTCTTTCGTTTTCACCGCAGCCTTTTTCAAGTCGCTCTGCAGTTCAGCTATTTCGTTTTCCAGCTCCGAGTTATTCTCTAACAACTTTTTACTCAATTCCACGTTCTCCAAGTCGCGGCTACGTAACATTTCCTCGATTTCCTGGCTTTTGTTCATGATGTCTTTAAGCTCGGCTTCAGTTGAAGCTAGTCCAGTCAACTGAGAATCTCTATCCTTCAATCTCTCTTTCAAGTGTTCTTTTTCTGAAGTGCTCAAATTCAAACTGACTTCAAGTTCTTGCACTCTGACCTTTGCTTCGCCAAGCTTTTCTTCCATGTTTCCACAAGTATCCTTTAACTTTAAGTTCTCCGAGGTGTGTTCGCGAAGTTTCAATCCTAAGTCCTCCACTTCAGAGGTTCGTAGATCTAATAGGACGCTCATCTCCTCGGTTTTAAGCTTAAGTTCTTTGACTTCATTTTCCAGTCCTCCACTATTCACCTTTGACAATAAAGGGTCAAAAGCTTACAACAGGTCAATCTAGCAAATCTAACCTGAGTCACGGTTGACTCCAGACGAATTTCTTTATACGAAAACGCGGGCGAGTTTAAAGACCGACCACATAAAATACCGGCCAAAACCACATCAAGAAAACGAGCCCAATTCCTTTCCACTGGATTCATTACTGATCCAATGGTAAGCCGTCATTTCTGGGCATGAAAAGTACAAATCTCCTCCCCGcggaaaattaaattaatgccGCACCTTCTTAAAGTGTTGATCAATGGTATAGGTAAAATGCAATCGAATTTGGTTGATACAAGTTCAGACCGCTGATGAAGACTTTATCAAGTCACAAAATCCGATAGTTGACGCTACACTTTAAAAACTGACGTTTCCAGTTGGATCTCGGAATGAAGAATGCCATTTGGAAAAGTTCTTCTGAAGGTCGAAAAGTTGTCTTCCAAAGTTTTCAGCAGTGTAgaagctctcgtaacctgctattttttgatattgtaagcagcttctactgtttttaagtttaaagtgcccataaccccaaaatatttttttcgctgaaatgaatctttgcacctgttcgaaacgcactgcggccattttttccctttttctaacaaatcctgccattttataggcttcgaaagttgcgaaaatccaagcatcttttgttcacgaccgagtcagaaggaaagtgggtctattcctgatttgacgtcacaaactgatttacattgcataaAGTCTCAAAATTGCTCCCTTTCATCCAAGGGAAAACAGAGATCCACATTACTGTTTTCCTTTCGCTTCCACCGATCTCCACCACAAACACAAGAAATTCAATTTTGAAAggcttcttttttaaaagaagtcCTTTCTCGTAATTCTGCGCTTTTGAAACTTTTTTGGCAAGTCTCCGATTTCACGGGAGTTTTCAAGCGTTTGATGTATGGCGTGCTACTCTGAAACGCATGCACCGACTGAAACTTTGACTCTAAACGTTTTTCGACCTGGCTTTTTAAAGTAGTTTTAGTTTTACATGACAGCGGAAAAAACTGCTTTGGCTTCGCCTCGTTGATTGGTTGGTAAACCTCACGAGACTTTTCCTTGAAATACCCAAAAGCTTAGTAAACATTAATCAACGCAACCTCGAAATCACTTCCGAGCTTCCATTGAAAAAAATACTAACGACCCTTTCTCTTTTAAAAGCGCATTACCTCGCATTTAAGTGTCGCGTATCGGAAGTAACTACGCGATGGCAGTGAGTATCTCAAAAACACGCGCTAATTTCTCAACCAAtgagaagtaaaaccaaaagcaataGCGACTTTCattcgtgcattttcccgcgctttcagCCAGTTACATGAAATTGTTTCGTCACGCTGTTTGCCCCTGTTCTGATTGGTCGTCAACTCTGCATTAAACCATTCCGTTCGTAACACCTACCTTCTCCGCCTCAAGAagttctttttctctttctaaAGCTTCTTTCTCCATCACAAATTTCTCTCTTTGCAATTCATCCAATTTGATTTTCTGTTCGGTAATTTCTTTGACGCTGTTTTCCAAAAtcagtcctttttctttctcaagTGCCTCCATCTTGGTCTCAAGCTCAGCGACTCTCTCCCGGGACAATTTCAATTCAACAGCTTCCTTATCGCTTCGAGTTAAACTTTTAAGCTCAAGTGTTTGAACCTTCGCTTCGAGCTCTCGTTTCTGCTCTTTTAGTAAATTAATTTCATCCTGTAGATGCTTGACTGTTTGTTCTAGTAGTTCGGTTTCGGTTTTTAGCCTCGCAGCGTATTCCTTTTCAAGTTGCGATCGAAGCTCAGTCTTTTCATGCACACGATCCTCTTCCAATTCCTGCTTCTCTCGAGTGTAATTTTTCTGAAGATCTTTAATTTTTCTCTGGTAACTCTCTTCAAGCTCGCTTCTCTCGCGAGAGTAACTTTCTCGTATTTCCTGTAGACCTAGTGTGCCACTCTTTTCAAATTCGGCTTTTTCTCTCGTGTAACTCTCTTCAAGTTGCGCTTTTTGCGTGGCAAAACTCTCTTCCAAGTCGGCCTTGTGTTTTGCAATTAGACGCAGAAAGTCGTTTTTTAGCTCGCCTTTCAACCCAGCTTCACCTTCAGTAAAAGCTTGTTGTAGTTCGGTTATTTGATTCTTGTACCTTTGCTCCAACTCAGCTTTCTCCCTCGAGGTGCTTTGCAAAAGCTTCGCTTTTTCCTCGGTATAATGTTCCCCTAGTTCTGCTTTCCATTTCTGAAAAGCTAACTCGCTGTGAGTTGAATTTTCATGAAACCCTTCCTCGATTTTTGCTCGTTCCTCGTCGAATTGCTTCTCTAAATCGGATTTCTCTTTCAAAAACCCATTCTTTAGTTCGGCCTCTCGCAGAGCAAGTGTATGGTTATGTTCGTTTTCGAGCTTCTCTGTTAATTCAACTTTGTCGCGAGCAAACCTCTGTTCGAGTTCGTTTTTCTCACGAGTGAATGACTCCCTAATTTCCGCTTTTTCTCTCGTGAATTTCTGTTCCATTTCTGCCTTTTGCTCCACAAAGCTCTGCTTAAGACTCGCGACTTCCTTAGAATGAGCTTGTTTCAAATCCCAAACAGCATTGGAATGCTCTTCCTCAAGTTtggctttttctttcttgaactTATTCTCCAGTGTGCTAATCTGCTGATGGTGAACACTCTCGAGTTCTGATCTCAAGTTCGTCCATTCCAGTTTTCCCTTTTCCATAGCTGCCACCTTTGTCGAATTCTGCAATTCCCATTCGGCCTTCTCGATCCTATAATGTTGTTCCAATTCAGCTTTTTCGTTCATCAACTTGAGTTCCATCTCAGTTTTCTCTGTCTCCACACCTTGCAACTTCTCAATCAAACgtttttcttccatttccattttttctttctctctatCCATTTCCCCTTTGAAAAGCTGCTCCAGCATTTCTTTCTCGCCCTTGTGTTCCTCCTCCATTTCCGATTTCTCGCTTTCATACTCGGATATCAACAACTCCCTTTCTTGTCTAAATCCATCCTCTAATTCGTTTCTGAGGCTTTCTTGTTCACTCTTGAGGGAACGTTCAAGATCCTTCATCTTCGCTTGATATTCTCGCTCTAACTGCTCTTTCTCCACGTTAAAACTCTTTTGCAACCCTTCCATCTCACCGGTAAATTGCGTTGTTAAGTTTGCCAGCTCTGTATCATATCTTACACGTGTTTCGTGGCTATCAGAAGCAAGAGAACCAGTTAGTGACTCTATTTCGCTCTTCAGTTCGTTTATTGCGGCTTCACGTTCTGTCAGGTGCTGTTCTTGTTGTCTGATTGTATCGCCAAGTTGTTGAACCTTTTCTTGGAATTCACAAATTGACTGCTTTTGTTCGGCCACAAGTTTTTCTTGTTCGCTGATCGAAGTTTGTTGTTCTTCCACTTTGGCTCTGTGCGTCTGGATCTGTTCTTCCTTTTCCTTCAGTTCGCTTTCAAGGTTCGCAATGACTTCTAAAGAAAGTAAATAACAATATGATAATGCTAAAGATGAACTAACACTGAGACAGACAAGCAGATACCGGTTGTATTTTCGAGCAGTAATGTTAGTTGTGGTAGTAATGAATTGCAAAGACAGGACAACAAAGGAAGATACGTTACAAGCTGTTGGAAAAGAAGAGCAATAAACGATGAAATGGGAGAAAGGATAGATGGAAATTAGCCGAGATGAAAGAAACGTGCTTGATGGACTGTAGGACAGACCATTATGTGTAGAGTTGAAGCTGTTGGCTCGGTATAGAGATAATTGGAGTATTTGGAATACGGTAAACCTCAAGGAGAGACTACACATGTCATCAGCAAATACACGATTTTGTCATAACACACGAGGAGAGTGTTACTTCTAACTGCAA from Montipora capricornis isolate CH-2021 chromosome 2, ASM3666992v2, whole genome shotgun sequence includes the following:
- the LOC138038868 gene encoding ninein-like protein isoform X2, which encodes MEEDEQDVYVAQLHEVFNSCDHTEKGFLNRGELIELCKKLQLDDQVPQLLQQLLGNAEDDGQVTFDDFKEGFVAVLSQAIEQLSSSEDEDPSDSTAEPPKLVVNEKRYGRRSRPETSYSEDLYSADDESMIDSRPESRLSDSHFTTEADRLDSSAVEGKGKLKRRSSSRKNSLRNSIRRHNSKRKKSRDDSIVTVTTDSDVLNGRMVPSSSSLSNGVNAGYESPTEEEQLRAIWNEVNVGATGFLDKNELSVVCDHIGMDSMNEQELALLFEELDDDGDGLVGFDEFLHGLFVAKDIQQSDVDTDWEQHHSTPYNHEPQTPNYSSKGPRRSAGQDDSSFFLSTRTAGSSSAFDIMGLLDPENTGLAKKEDIKDFWLAQGLNEAVPLLEHVEVDADGKLSLHQLTNLLESVVDEQSGLPRAVVNIYKHEIAHLKSQIETVSAERDALKESVVKFTEEKEMLIVESEDTAQRLEKQHETKLRDQESVFSEKMQTMQQTLTEERDKVLHSANQQRSMLEESLHSTKSEEQRLRIKLTEAEEEILRLEKALSDAQEKLIHSENVRERLEKELESMGDLSTRLAEVEKQQMLKQQQNQKNSKSVRELERINRELRDENDELRLQCEALTQQVNSSGKRRPSHRKRQDSQKVHRHGSVLSDYTKPQVVKRNKEGVTSTDDSDAADHPDDDAQELEEQRKVIANLESELKEKEEQIQTHRAKVEEQQTSISEQEKLVAEQKQSICEFQEKVQQLGDTIRQQEQHLTEREAAINELKSEIESLTGSLASDSHETRVRYDTELANLTTQFTGEMEGLQKSFNVEKEQLEREYQAKMKDLERSLKSEQESLRNELEDGFRQERELLISEYESEKSEMEEEHKGEKEMLEQLFKGEMDREKEKMEMEEKRLIEKLQGVETEKTEMELKLMNEKAELEQHYRIEKAEWELQNSTKVAAMEKGKLEWTNLRSELESVHHQQISTLENKFKKEKAKLEEEHSNAVWDLKQAHSKEVASLKQSFVEQKAEMEQKFTREKAEIRESFTREKNELEQRFARDKVELTEKLENEHNHTLALREAELKNGFLKEKSDLEKQFDEERAKIEEGFHENSTHSELAFQKWKAELGEHYTEEKAKLLQSTSREKAELEQRYKNQITELQQAFTEGEAGLKGELKNDFLRLIAKHKADLEESFATQKAQLEESYTREKAEFEKSGTLGLQEIRESYSRERSELEESYQRKIKDLQKNYTREKQELEEDRVHEKTELRSQLEKEYAARLKTETELLEQTVKHLQDEINLLKEQKRELEAKVQTLELKSLTRSDKEAVELKLSRERVAELETKMEALEKEKGLILENSVKEITEQKIKLDELQREKFVMEKEALEREKELLEAEKVNSGGLENEVKELKLKTEEMSVLLDLRTSEVEDLGLKLREHTSENLKLKDTCGNMEEKLGEAKVRVQELEVSLNLSTSEKEHLKERLKDRDSQLTGLASTEAELKDIMNKSQEIEEMLRSRDLENVELSKKLLENNSELENEIAELQSDLKKAAVKTKELDALLTIKESENRELEKRTQEYNKHKTELEDRVAQLTNQLADAENLRLEELKTRVTVWETENKDLEQRLTQRNKHNLELEQKLKLLTKKIADRDDVRVKELERMLAVRDSAYQALDARFEQRGEEAEQLEKQVTQLTQKLADLENVRLREFEVEKAKNDLVIMEKKLEEIQGKKQVLEKVLKEKNAKANTLQEEVCVLKERMASAQSIHKRELETEKQKATLANTEMTTMKSRHQREVGELKEQLHRANMASERDQALREKVFNEAKAEVMALSKKLEEKTRKLRELESASNLWEGRIRQLEKEKQDLLNKVKQTREALDEHVARLSKQLQQTEASATRSGNLVQELYIENAKLTKALQQTEANEKRTEKANRQLTEQKRALQRVISKLCGANAIA
- the LOC138038868 gene encoding ninein-like protein isoform X1 produces the protein MEEDEQDVYVAQLHEVFNSCDHTEKGFLNRGELIELCKKLQLDDQVPQLLQQLLGNAEDDGQVTFDDFKEGFVAVLSQAIEQLSSSEDEDPSDSTAEPPKLVVNEKRYGRRSRPETSYSEDLYSADDESMIDSRPESRLSDSHFTTEADRLDSSAVEGKGKLKRRSSSRKNSLRNSIRRHNSKRKKSRDDSIVTVTTDSDVLNGRMVPSSSSLSNGVNAGYESPTEEEQLRAIWNEVNVGATGFLDKNELSVVCDHIGMDSMNEQELALLFEELDDDGDGLVGFDEFLHGLFVAKDIQQSDVDTDWEQHHSTPYNHEPQTPNYSSKGPRRSAGQDDSSFFLSTRTAGSSSAFDIMGLLDPENTGLAKKEDIKDFWLAQGLNEAVPLLEHVEVDADGKLSLHQLTNLLESVVDEQSGLPRAVVNIYKHEIAHLKSQIETVSAERDALKESVVKFTEEKEMLIVESEDTAQRLEKQHETKLRDQESVFSEKMQTMQQTLTEERDKVLHSANQQRSMLEESLHSTKSEEQRLRIKLTEAEEEILRLEKALSDAQEKLIHSENVRERLEKELESMGDLSTRLAEVEKQQMLKQQQNQKNSKSVRELERINRELRDENDELRLQCEALTQQVNSSGKRRPSHRKRQDSQKVHRHGSVLSDYTKPQVVKRNKEGVTSTDDSDAADHPDGTQVPPVRVSGDGGSNEDADDAQELEEQRKVIANLESELKEKEEQIQTHRAKVEEQQTSISEQEKLVAEQKQSICEFQEKVQQLGDTIRQQEQHLTEREAAINELKSEIESLTGSLASDSHETRVRYDTELANLTTQFTGEMEGLQKSFNVEKEQLEREYQAKMKDLERSLKSEQESLRNELEDGFRQERELLISEYESEKSEMEEEHKGEKEMLEQLFKGEMDREKEKMEMEEKRLIEKLQGVETEKTEMELKLMNEKAELEQHYRIEKAEWELQNSTKVAAMEKGKLEWTNLRSELESVHHQQISTLENKFKKEKAKLEEEHSNAVWDLKQAHSKEVASLKQSFVEQKAEMEQKFTREKAEIRESFTREKNELEQRFARDKVELTEKLENEHNHTLALREAELKNGFLKEKSDLEKQFDEERAKIEEGFHENSTHSELAFQKWKAELGEHYTEEKAKLLQSTSREKAELEQRYKNQITELQQAFTEGEAGLKGELKNDFLRLIAKHKADLEESFATQKAQLEESYTREKAEFEKSGTLGLQEIRESYSRERSELEESYQRKIKDLQKNYTREKQELEEDRVHEKTELRSQLEKEYAARLKTETELLEQTVKHLQDEINLLKEQKRELEAKVQTLELKSLTRSDKEAVELKLSRERVAELETKMEALEKEKGLILENSVKEITEQKIKLDELQREKFVMEKEALEREKELLEAEKVNSGGLENEVKELKLKTEEMSVLLDLRTSEVEDLGLKLREHTSENLKLKDTCGNMEEKLGEAKVRVQELEVSLNLSTSEKEHLKERLKDRDSQLTGLASTEAELKDIMNKSQEIEEMLRSRDLENVELSKKLLENNSELENEIAELQSDLKKAAVKTKELDALLTIKESENRELEKRTQEYNKHKTELEDRVAQLTNQLADAENLRLEELKTRVTVWETENKDLEQRLTQRNKHNLELEQKLKLLTKKIADRDDVRVKELERMLAVRDSAYQALDARFEQRGEEAEQLEKQVTQLTQKLADLENVRLREFEVEKAKNDLVIMEKKLEEIQGKKQVLEKVLKEKNAKANTLQEEVCVLKERMASAQSIHKRELETEKQKATLANTEMTTMKSRHQREVGELKEQLHRANMASERDQALREKVFNEAKAEVMALSKKLEEKTRKLRELESASNLWEGRIRQLEKEKQDLLNKVKQTREALDEHVARLSKQLQQTEASATRSGNLVQELYIENAKLTKALQQTEANEKRTEKANRQLTEQKRALQRVISKLCGANAIA
- the LOC138038868 gene encoding golgin subfamily A member 4-like isoform X4, which produces MAYCPLQRGQIDGKESPLKFDCEAESFVSEKEHGKLLSDFMSRLSRSQIETVSAERDALKESVVKFTEEKEMLIVESEDTAQRLEKQHETKLRDQESVFSEKMQTMQQTLTEERDKVLHSANQQRSMLEESLHSTKSEEQRLRIKLTEAEEEILRLEKALSDAQEKLIHSENVRERLEKELESMGDLSTRLAEVEKQQMLKQQQNQKNSKSVRELERINRELRDENDELRLQCEALTQQVNSSGKRRPSHRKRQDSQKVHRHGSVLSDYTKPQVVKRNKEGVTSTDDSDAADHPDGTQVPPVRVSGDGGSNEDADDAQELEEQRKVIANLESELKEKEEQIQTHRAKVEEQQTSISEQEKLVAEQKQSICEFQEKVQQLGDTIRQQEQHLTEREAAINELKSEIESLTGSLASDSHETRVRYDTELANLTTQFTGEMEGLQKSFNVEKEQLEREYQAKMKDLERSLKSEQESLRNELEDGFRQERELLISEYESEKSEMEEEHKGEKEMLEQLFKGEMDREKEKMEMEEKRLIEKLQGVETEKTEMELKLMNEKAELEQHYRIEKAEWELQNSTKVAAMEKGKLEWTNLRSELESVHHQQISTLENKFKKEKAKLEEEHSNAVWDLKQAHSKEVASLKQSFVEQKAEMEQKFTREKAEIRESFTREKNELEQRFARDKVELTEKLENEHNHTLALREAELKNGFLKEKSDLEKQFDEERAKIEEGFHENSTHSELAFQKWKAELGEHYTEEKAKLLQSTSREKAELEQRYKNQITELQQAFTEGEAGLKGELKNDFLRLIAKHKADLEESFATQKAQLEESYTREKAEFEKSGTLGLQEIRESYSRERSELEESYQRKIKDLQKNYTREKQELEEDRVHEKTELRSQLEKEYAARLKTETELLEQTVKHLQDEINLLKEQKRELEAKVQTLELKSLTRSDKEAVELKLSRERVAELETKMEALEKEKGLILENSVKEITEQKIKLDELQREKFVMEKEALEREKELLEAEKVNSGGLENEVKELKLKTEEMSVLLDLRTSEVEDLGLKLREHTSENLKLKDTCGNMEEKLGEAKVRVQELEVSLNLSTSEKEHLKERLKDRDSQLTGLASTEAELKDIMNKSQEIEEMLRSRDLENVELSKKLLENNSELENEIAELQSDLKKAAVKTKELDALLTIKESENRELEKRTQEYNKHKTELEDRVAQLTNQLADAENLRLEELKTRVTVWETENKDLEQRLTQRNKHNLELEQKLKLLTKKIADRDDVRVKELERMLAVRDSAYQALDARFEQRGEEAEQLEKQVTQLTQKLADLENVRLREFEVEKAKNDLVIMEKKLEEIQGKKQVLEKVLKEKNAKANTLQEEVCVLKERMASAQSIHKRELETEKQKATLANTEMTTMKSRHQREVGELKEQLHRANMASERDQALREKVFNEAKAEVMALSKKLEEKTRKLRELESASNLWEGRIRQLEKEKQDLLNKVKQTREALDEHVARLSKQLQQTEASATRSGNLVQELYIENAKLTKALQQTEANEKRTEKANRQLTEQKRALQRVISKLCGANAIA